One Tachysurus vachellii isolate PV-2020 chromosome 18, HZAU_Pvac_v1, whole genome shotgun sequence DNA segment encodes these proteins:
- the clcn7 gene encoding H(+)/Cl(-) exchange transporter 7 isoform X1 produces the protein MMANNITKKVSWSGEGTPLLNGAEERRYSGEPSGGSMFHIGRMSTVDLEEESTPEEQDPMRLRPSVIPHNEKLLSLKYESLDYDNLENQLFLEEERRMGHMSFRCLEICRWFICGLIGFLTGLIACLIDILVEKLAGAKYGVIKKYIDKFTEAGGLSISMILWAVLNLAFIMVGAIIVAFIEPVAAGSGIPQIKCYLNGVKIPRVVRLKTLVMKVFGVILSVAGGLAVGKEGPMIHSGAVVAAGVSQGRSTSLKKDLKIFEYFRRDTEKRDFVSAGAAAGVSAAFGAPVGGVLFSLEEGASFWNQMLTWRIFFASMISTFTLNFFMSIYNGKLGELSNPGLINFGRFESESVKYNLYEIPLFIIMGAVGGVLGAVFNTINYWLTIFRIRYVHQRCLQVMEAMLVAAVSATVSFTMIYFSVDCQPLKNDSQEEYPLQLFCADGEYNAMATAFFNTPERSVRSLFHSPPGTYNLLTLGLFTLTYFFLACWTYGLTVSAGVFIPSLLIGAAWGRLFGIMLGFFPTTNNLWADPGKYALMGAAAQLGGIVRMTLSLTVILVEATGNVTYGLPIMLVLMTAKIVGDYFIEGLYDIHIRLQSVPFLHWEAPATSHWLTAREVMSSPVTYFNRVEKVGTIVDILSATSTNHNGFPVVVQAGAIDEPRKLCGLILRSQLIVLLKHKVFVERVRSGLCKRRLQLKDFRDAYPRFPPIQSIHVSQDERECMMDLTEFMNPTPYTVPEETSLPRVFKLFRALGLRHLVVVDDQNRVTGLVTRKDLARYHMGKHGLEELGLTHP, from the exons atgatgGCTAACAACATAACGAAGAAGGTGTCGTGGTCTGGAGAAGGGACACCGCTTCTGAACGGGGCTGAGGAGAGAAGATACAGTGGAGAG cCATCTGGAGGCAGTATGTTTCACATAGGCAGGATGAGCACTGTGGATCTGGAGGAGGAATCGACCCCAGAAGAG cagGACCCCATGAGGCTCAGACCGAGTGTGATTCCACACAATGAGAAGTTGCTCTCACTCAAATATGAG AGCCTGGACTACGACAACCTGGAGAACCAGTTGTTTCTGGAGGAGGAAAGGCGCATGGGTCACATG agtttcAGATGTCTGGAGATATGCCGCTGGTTCATTTGCGGGCTCATCGGCTTCCTGACGGGACTCATCGCTTGCTTGATTGACATCCTGGTGGAGAAACTGGCTGGAGCGAAGTACGGCGTGATCAAGAAGT ACATTGATAAATTCACCGAAGCTGGCGGTCTGTCCATCTCTATGATCCTGTGGGCGGTCTTGAACTTGGCCTTCATCATGGTCGGAGCCATCATAGTCGCTTTCATCGAG CCCGTCGCCGCAGGGAGCGGGATTCCACAGATCAAGTGTTACCTAAACGGAGTGAAGATCCCACGAGTCGTCCGGCTGAAG actCTGGTGATGAAAGTGTTTGGTGTGATCCTCTCAGTGGCTGGAGGCCTCGCGGTGGGAAAG GAAGGGCCGATGATTCACTCGGGAGCCGTGGTGGCGGCCGGGGTGTCCCAGGGCAGGAGCACGTCTCTCAAGAAAGACCTCAAG ATCTTCGAGTATTTCCGTAGGGACACAGAGAAAAGGGATTTCGTCTCCGCCGGAGCTGCAGCTGGAGTTTCTGCTGCTTTTGGAGCTCCTGTTG GTGGAGTTCTGTTCAGTTTAGAGGAAGGGGCTTCTTTCTGGAATCAGATGCTGACCTGGAGGATA ttCTTTGCATCGATGATCTCCACGTTCACCTTGAACTTCTTCATGAGTATCTACAACGGGAAACTGGGCGAGCTCTCCAACCCTGGTCTCATCAACTTTGGCAGGTTTGAATCAGAA AGTGTGAAGTATAATCTGTACGAGATTCCTCTCTTCATAATCATGGGAGCCGTCG GTGGCGTGCTGGGAGCCGTGTTCAACACCATCAATTACTGGCTGACAATTTTCCGAATCAG GTACGTGCACCAGCGGTGCCTGCAGGTGATGGAGGCCATGCTGGTGGCTGCTGTTTCAGCCACCGTGTCCTTCACCATGATTTATTTCTCCGTCGACTGTCAGCCTCTGAAGAATGATTCACAGGAGGAATATCCTCTACAG ctgTTTTGTGCTGATGGAGAATATAACGCAATGGCAACGGCCTTCTTCAACACACCTGAGAGGAGCGTGAGGAGTCTGTTTCATAGTCcaccag GCACGTATAACCTACTGACCCTGGGATTGTTCACCCTGACGTATTTCTTCCTGGCGTGCTGGACCTACGGCCTGACCGTGTCAGCGGGGGTCTTCATCCCGTCTCTGCTCATCGGGGCAGCTTGGGGACGACTTTTCGGAATCATGCTCGGTTTTTTTCCCACCACTAACAATTTA tgGGCAGATCCGGGGAAGTACGCGCTCATGGGGGCCGCAGCCCAGCTCG GAGGCATCGTCAGAATGACCCTGAGCCTCACCGTCATCCTGGTGGAAGCTACCGGAAACGTGACCTACGGCCTGCCCATCATGCTGGTGCTGATGACCGCCAAGATAGTGGGGGATTATTTCATCGAA GGCCTTTACGACATCCACATTAGACTGCAAAGTGTTCCTTTCCTGCACTGGGAAGCCCCTGCGACTTCTCACTGGCTGACTGCCAG AGAAGTCATGAGCTCTCCGGTCACGTACTTTAACAGAGTAGAGAAGGTGGGCACCATAGTGGACATCCTCAGCGCCACGTCCACCAATCACAACGGTTTCCCGGTAGTGGTGCAGGCTGGCGCCATCGACGAG CCTAGGAAACTCTGCGGCCTCATCCTGCGCTCTCAGCTCATCGTCCTGCTCAAACACAAG gtgtttgtggAGAGGGTGCGCTCTGGACTATGCAAGCGCAGACTGCAGCTGAAGGACTTCCGGGACGCGTATCCTCGTTTCCCCCCCATCCAGTCCATCCATGTCTCCCAGGATGAGAGAGAGTGCATGATGGACCTGACGGAGTTTATGAACCCCACCCCCTACACCGTACCCGAG GAAACCTCCCTCCCCCGTGTGTTTAAGCTATTCCGGGCCCTCGGTCTCAGGCACCTGGTGGTGGTCGACGATCAGAACAGG GTCACGGGACTAGTGACCAGGAAAGATCTGGCACGTTATCACATGGGCAAGCACGGCCTGGAGGAGCTGGGCCTGACTCATCCGTGA
- the clcn7 gene encoding H(+)/Cl(-) exchange transporter 7 isoform X2 codes for MMANNITKKVSWSGEGTPLLNGAEERRYSGEPSGGSMFHIGRMSTVDLEEESTPEEDPMRLRPSVIPHNEKLLSLKYESLDYDNLENQLFLEEERRMGHMSFRCLEICRWFICGLIGFLTGLIACLIDILVEKLAGAKYGVIKKYIDKFTEAGGLSISMILWAVLNLAFIMVGAIIVAFIEPVAAGSGIPQIKCYLNGVKIPRVVRLKTLVMKVFGVILSVAGGLAVGKEGPMIHSGAVVAAGVSQGRSTSLKKDLKIFEYFRRDTEKRDFVSAGAAAGVSAAFGAPVGGVLFSLEEGASFWNQMLTWRIFFASMISTFTLNFFMSIYNGKLGELSNPGLINFGRFESESVKYNLYEIPLFIIMGAVGGVLGAVFNTINYWLTIFRIRYVHQRCLQVMEAMLVAAVSATVSFTMIYFSVDCQPLKNDSQEEYPLQLFCADGEYNAMATAFFNTPERSVRSLFHSPPGTYNLLTLGLFTLTYFFLACWTYGLTVSAGVFIPSLLIGAAWGRLFGIMLGFFPTTNNLWADPGKYALMGAAAQLGGIVRMTLSLTVILVEATGNVTYGLPIMLVLMTAKIVGDYFIEGLYDIHIRLQSVPFLHWEAPATSHWLTAREVMSSPVTYFNRVEKVGTIVDILSATSTNHNGFPVVVQAGAIDEPRKLCGLILRSQLIVLLKHKVFVERVRSGLCKRRLQLKDFRDAYPRFPPIQSIHVSQDERECMMDLTEFMNPTPYTVPEETSLPRVFKLFRALGLRHLVVVDDQNRVTGLVTRKDLARYHMGKHGLEELGLTHP; via the exons atgatgGCTAACAACATAACGAAGAAGGTGTCGTGGTCTGGAGAAGGGACACCGCTTCTGAACGGGGCTGAGGAGAGAAGATACAGTGGAGAG cCATCTGGAGGCAGTATGTTTCACATAGGCAGGATGAGCACTGTGGATCTGGAGGAGGAATCGACCCCAGAAGAG GACCCCATGAGGCTCAGACCGAGTGTGATTCCACACAATGAGAAGTTGCTCTCACTCAAATATGAG AGCCTGGACTACGACAACCTGGAGAACCAGTTGTTTCTGGAGGAGGAAAGGCGCATGGGTCACATG agtttcAGATGTCTGGAGATATGCCGCTGGTTCATTTGCGGGCTCATCGGCTTCCTGACGGGACTCATCGCTTGCTTGATTGACATCCTGGTGGAGAAACTGGCTGGAGCGAAGTACGGCGTGATCAAGAAGT ACATTGATAAATTCACCGAAGCTGGCGGTCTGTCCATCTCTATGATCCTGTGGGCGGTCTTGAACTTGGCCTTCATCATGGTCGGAGCCATCATAGTCGCTTTCATCGAG CCCGTCGCCGCAGGGAGCGGGATTCCACAGATCAAGTGTTACCTAAACGGAGTGAAGATCCCACGAGTCGTCCGGCTGAAG actCTGGTGATGAAAGTGTTTGGTGTGATCCTCTCAGTGGCTGGAGGCCTCGCGGTGGGAAAG GAAGGGCCGATGATTCACTCGGGAGCCGTGGTGGCGGCCGGGGTGTCCCAGGGCAGGAGCACGTCTCTCAAGAAAGACCTCAAG ATCTTCGAGTATTTCCGTAGGGACACAGAGAAAAGGGATTTCGTCTCCGCCGGAGCTGCAGCTGGAGTTTCTGCTGCTTTTGGAGCTCCTGTTG GTGGAGTTCTGTTCAGTTTAGAGGAAGGGGCTTCTTTCTGGAATCAGATGCTGACCTGGAGGATA ttCTTTGCATCGATGATCTCCACGTTCACCTTGAACTTCTTCATGAGTATCTACAACGGGAAACTGGGCGAGCTCTCCAACCCTGGTCTCATCAACTTTGGCAGGTTTGAATCAGAA AGTGTGAAGTATAATCTGTACGAGATTCCTCTCTTCATAATCATGGGAGCCGTCG GTGGCGTGCTGGGAGCCGTGTTCAACACCATCAATTACTGGCTGACAATTTTCCGAATCAG GTACGTGCACCAGCGGTGCCTGCAGGTGATGGAGGCCATGCTGGTGGCTGCTGTTTCAGCCACCGTGTCCTTCACCATGATTTATTTCTCCGTCGACTGTCAGCCTCTGAAGAATGATTCACAGGAGGAATATCCTCTACAG ctgTTTTGTGCTGATGGAGAATATAACGCAATGGCAACGGCCTTCTTCAACACACCTGAGAGGAGCGTGAGGAGTCTGTTTCATAGTCcaccag GCACGTATAACCTACTGACCCTGGGATTGTTCACCCTGACGTATTTCTTCCTGGCGTGCTGGACCTACGGCCTGACCGTGTCAGCGGGGGTCTTCATCCCGTCTCTGCTCATCGGGGCAGCTTGGGGACGACTTTTCGGAATCATGCTCGGTTTTTTTCCCACCACTAACAATTTA tgGGCAGATCCGGGGAAGTACGCGCTCATGGGGGCCGCAGCCCAGCTCG GAGGCATCGTCAGAATGACCCTGAGCCTCACCGTCATCCTGGTGGAAGCTACCGGAAACGTGACCTACGGCCTGCCCATCATGCTGGTGCTGATGACCGCCAAGATAGTGGGGGATTATTTCATCGAA GGCCTTTACGACATCCACATTAGACTGCAAAGTGTTCCTTTCCTGCACTGGGAAGCCCCTGCGACTTCTCACTGGCTGACTGCCAG AGAAGTCATGAGCTCTCCGGTCACGTACTTTAACAGAGTAGAGAAGGTGGGCACCATAGTGGACATCCTCAGCGCCACGTCCACCAATCACAACGGTTTCCCGGTAGTGGTGCAGGCTGGCGCCATCGACGAG CCTAGGAAACTCTGCGGCCTCATCCTGCGCTCTCAGCTCATCGTCCTGCTCAAACACAAG gtgtttgtggAGAGGGTGCGCTCTGGACTATGCAAGCGCAGACTGCAGCTGAAGGACTTCCGGGACGCGTATCCTCGTTTCCCCCCCATCCAGTCCATCCATGTCTCCCAGGATGAGAGAGAGTGCATGATGGACCTGACGGAGTTTATGAACCCCACCCCCTACACCGTACCCGAG GAAACCTCCCTCCCCCGTGTGTTTAAGCTATTCCGGGCCCTCGGTCTCAGGCACCTGGTGGTGGTCGACGATCAGAACAGG GTCACGGGACTAGTGACCAGGAAAGATCTGGCACGTTATCACATGGGCAAGCACGGCCTGGAGGAGCTGGGCCTGACTCATCCGTGA